The following are encoded in a window of Parambassis ranga chromosome 15, fParRan2.1, whole genome shotgun sequence genomic DNA:
- the LOC114447094 gene encoding deleted in malignant brain tumors 1 protein-like isoform X4: protein MWVLLFLYSALVTSGLEGAAAEYYTTPGTTPGKTDDYFQESTWIEGPRPTPTALDYSTSTETSPTAQPSCQYNCGNYMGSCSCSSSCQYYGNCCPDYNDHCLSTTNPSGYESTEPGTQDSNLTDCGGYLTSSSGTFYSPNYPNPYPNNAVCVWYIRLSGQRVELELSDVNIELESSCFYDAIYIYDGPSTSSSLLGMLCGRKNSTFYSTGPSLTVSFKSDSIVSYSGFRAYYRAVGPMEPTPTAQPSCQYNCGNYMGSCSCSSSCQYYGNCCPDYNNHCLSTTTPSGYESTAQPSCQYNCGNYMGSCSCSSSCQYYGNCCPDYNSYCYQPTVSTNRTTTARPSCRYNCGYNMGSCSCSSSCQYNGNCCHDYNSYCYSTTVRPTSAQPSCRYNCGNYMGSCSCSSSCQYYGNCCPDYNSYCYRSTVSTVRPTTARPSCRYNCGYHMGSCSCSSSCQYYGNCCPDYNSYCYQSTVRPTRPSTALPSCRYNCGYNMGSCSCYSSCQYYGNCCPDYNSYCYQSTVRPTRSTTARPSCRYNCGYHMGSCSCSSSCQYYGNCCPDYNSYCYQSTVRPTRPSTALPSCRYNCGYNMGSCSCYSSCQYYGNCCPDYNSYCYQSTVRPTRSTTARPSCRYNCGYHMGSCSCSSSCQYYGNCCPDYNSYCSVTSPPRPIPTTAGSCGGFLFGSGTFSSPNHPYYYQDNAYCVWQIKAEHDQRIVLSFTYLQLENCCSCDYISIYDGPSVGSRYLGKLCNNTVSTFYSSSNYMTVLFRTDGSVVAQGFRAEFFSSLLPSSGRVDCSSDKMTIVISRSYLNSVGYDGYNLYLNDPYCRPQVSSNQVVFSFHSNTCGNIREFNNGRVVYSNTVRSEASSSGVITRHSHFRLNVTCQMDQDSVSHTMFIVRNSGNSTITGTGRFNTTMSFYTSSNFYYKVTEVPYEVSLNEKVFVQVDLPRRDSSLVLFIDTCVASPSQYDFQTRSYYLIRTGCPVDSTYQSYVSGTADYARFAFRTFKFLQAKESVYIQCRVLICQASDYSSRCRRGCMRRVARDLESQHESQTLLVGPIKLKDPEKKEEEPEKQNKV, encoded by the exons ATGTGGGTTCTCTTGTTTCTTTACAGTGCGCTGGTCACAAGTGGATTAGAAG gtgctgctgctgaataTTATACAACTCCAGGTACAACTCCAGGT aaaACAGATGATTACTTCCAAGAATCAACGTGGATAGAAG GACCCAGGCCAACACCTACAG CTTTAGATTATTCCACCTCAACGGAGACATCACCCACAG CTCAGCCATCATGTCAATACAACTGCGGCAACTACATgggaagctgctcctgctccagctcctgccAGTACTATGGCAACTGTTGTCCTGACTACAACG ATCACTGCCTTTCAACAACAAACCCCTCTGGATATGAAAGCACAG AGCCTGGCACACAAGATTCAAATCTGACAG ACTGTGGTGGTTACCTGACTAGCAGCAGCGGCACCTTTTACAGCCCCAACTATCCAAACCCGTACCCAAACAatgcagtatgtgtgtggtaCATCAGACTAAGTGGGCAACGTGTGGAACTGGAGTTATCTGATGTAAA CATTGAGCTTGAGTCGTCATGTTTCTATGATGCCATATACATCTACGATGGCCCTAGCACTAGTAGCAGCCTTCTGGGGATGTTGTGTGGcagaaaaaacagcacattCTACTCCACCGGTCCTTCTTTAACTGTGAGCTTCAAGAGCGATAGTATTGTTAGTTACTCAGGATTCCGTGCTTACTACAGAGCAGTAG GACCAATGGAGCCAACACCTACAG CTCAGCCATCGTGTCAATACAACTGCGGCAACTACATgggaagctgctcctgctccagctcctgccAGTACTATGGCAACTGTTGCCCAGACTACAACA ATCACTGCCTTTCAACAACCACCCCCTCTGGATATGAAAGCACAG CTCAGCCATCATGTCAGTACAACTGCGGCAACTACATgggaagctgctcctgctccagctcttgTCAGTACTATGGCAACTGTTGTCCTGACTACAACT CCTACTGTTACCAGCCCACTGTCAGCACTAACAGAACTACCACAG CTCGGCCATCATGTCGTTACAACTGCGGCTACAACATgggaagctgctcctgctccagctcttgTCAATACAATGGAAACTGTTGTCATGACTACAACT catACTGCTACTCAACCACAGTCAGACCTACCTCAG CTCAGCCATCATGTCGCTATAACTGCGGCAACTACATgggaagctgctcctgctccagctcctgccAGTACTATGGCAACTGTTGTCCTGACTACAACT CCTACTGTTACCGGTCCACTGTCAGTACAGTCAGACCTACCACAG CTCGGCCATCATGTCGCTATAACTGTGGCTACCACATgggaagctgctcctgctccagctcctgccAGTACTATGGCAACTGTTGTCCAGACTACAACT CCTACTGTTACCAGTCCACTGTCAGACCTACCAGACCTTCCACAG CATTGCCATCATGTCGCTACAACTGTGGCTACAACATGGGAAGCTGCTCCTGCTACAGCTCCTGCCAGTACTATGGCAACTGTTGTCCTGACTACAACT CCTACTGTTACCAGTCCACTGTCAGACCTACCAGATCTACCACAG CTCGGCCATCATGTCGTTACAACTGTGGCTACCACATgggaagctgctcctgctccagctcctgccAGTACTATGGCAACTGTTGTCCAGACTACAACT CCTACTGTTACCAGTCCACTGTCAGACCTACCAGACCTTCCACAG CATTGCCATCATGTCGCTACAACTGTGGCTACAACATGGGAAGCTGCTCCTGCTACAGCTCCTGCCAGTACTATGGCAACTGTTGTCCTGACTACAACT CCTACTGTTACCAGTCCACTGTCAGACCTACCAGATCTACCACAG CTCGGCCATCATGTCGTTACAACTGTGGCTACCACATgggaagctgctcctgctccagctcctgccAGTACTATGGCAACTGTTGTCCTGATTACAACT cATACTGCAGTGTCACATCTCCGCCTCGTCCCATCCCAACCACAG CTGGGTCATGTGGAGGATTTCTCTTCGGCTCTGGCACCTTCTCCAGTCCCAACCACCCCTACTACTACCAAGACAACGCCTATTGTGTCTGGCAGATTAAAGCAGAGCATGACCAACGTATCGTCCTGTCCTTCACATACCTGCA acTGGAAAactgctgctcctgtgactACATTTCCATCTACGACGGGCCATCTGTTGGTTCCAGATATTTAGGGAAACTTTGCAACAACACTGTGAGCACTTTCTACTCCTCCTCCAACTACATGACGGTGCTCTTCCGCACTGATGGTAGCGTGGTCGCCCAAGGTTTCCGTGCTGAGTTCTTCAGCTCTCTGCTACCAAGCTCAG GTCGAGTGGACTGCTCTTCAGACAAGATGACCATCGTTATTTCAAGGTCTTACCTAAACTCCGTGGGCTATGATGGCTACAATCTGTACTTGAATGACCCGTACTGCAGACCCCAGGTCTCCAGTAACCAGGTGGTCTTCAGTTTCCACAGTAACACTTGTGGCAACATCAGAGAG TTCAACAATGGCAGAGTTGTGTACAGCAACACTGTCCGCAGTGAAGCCTCCTCCTCCGGAGTGATCACACGCCACTCCCACTTCAGACTGAATGTCACCTGTCAAATGGACCAGGACTCCGTGTCTCATACCATGTTCATTGTCAGAAATTCTGGTAACAGCACCATTACAGGCACAGGCAGATTCAACACCACCATGTCTTTCTACACATCCAGCAACTTCTACTATAAG GTGACTGAAGTACCTTATGAGGTGTCGCTCAACGAGAAAGTATTTGTCCAAGTGGACCTACCTAGGCGTGACAGCTCCCTGGTTCTCTTTATTGACACCTGTGTGGCATCACCATCACAGTATGATTTCCAGACCAGGTCTTACTACTTGATCCGTACCGG ATGTCCTGTGGATAGCACCTACCAGTCCTATGTTAGTGGCACTGCAGACTATGCCCGTTTTGCATTCAGGACCTTCAAGTTCCTGCAAGCTAAAGAGTCGGTGTACATCCAGTGCAGAGTCCTGATATGTCAGGCCTCTGACTACAGCTCCCGCTGCCGACGTGGCTGCATGAGGCGAGTAGCCAGAGACCTGGAGTCACAGCATGAAAGCCAAACTCTGCTTGTGGGTCCCATTAAACTCAAAG ACcctgaaaaaaaggaagaagagccCGAGAAGCAGAACAAGGTCTAA
- the LOC114447094 gene encoding deleted in malignant brain tumors 1 protein-like isoform X6, with protein sequence MWVLLFLYSALVTSGLEGAAAEYYTTPGTTPGKTDDYFQESTWIEGPRPTPTALDYSTSTETSPTAQPSCQYNCGNYMGSCSCSSSCQYYGNCCPDYNDHCLSTTNPSGYESTEPGTQDSNLTDCGGYLTSSSGTFYSPNYPNPYPNNAVCVWYIRLSGQRVELELSDVNIELESSCFYDAIYIYDGPSTSSSLLGMLCGRKNSTFYSTGPSLTVSFKSDSIVSYSGFRAYYRAVGPMEPTPTAQPSCQYNCGNYMGSCSCSSSCQYYGNCCPDYNNHCLSTTTPSGYESTAQPSCQYNCGNYMGSCSCSSSCQYYGNCCPDYNSYCYQPTVSTNRTTTARPSCRYNCGYNMGSCSCSSSCQYNGNCCHDYNSYCYSTTVRPTSAQPSCRYNCGNYMGSCSCSSSCQYYGNCCPDYNSYCYQSTVRPTRSTTAQPSCRYNCGYNMGSCSCSSSCQYYGNCCPDYNSYCYQSTVRPTRPSTALPSCRYNCGYNMGSCSCYSSCQYYGNCCPDYNSYCYQSTVRPTRSTTARPSCRYNCGYHMGSCSCSSSCQYYGNCCPDYNSYCYQSTVRPTRPSTALPSCRYNCGYNMGSCSCYSSCQYYGNCCPDYNSYCYQSTVRPTRSTTARPSCRYNCGYHMGSCSCSSSCQYYGNCCPDYNSYCSVTSPPRPIPTTAGSCGGFLFGSGTFSSPNHPYYYQDNAYCVWQIKAEHDQRIVLSFTYLQLENCCSCDYISIYDGPSVGSRYLGKLCNNTVSTFYSSSNYMTVLFRTDGSVVAQGFRAEFFSSLLPSSGRVDCSSDKMTIVISRSYLNSVGYDGYNLYLNDPYCRPQVSSNQVVFSFHSNTCGNIREFNNGRVVYSNTVRSEASSSGVITRHSHFRLNVTCQMDQDSVSHTMFIVRNSGNSTITGTGRFNTTMSFYTSSNFYYKVTEVPYEVSLNEKVFVQVDLPRRDSSLVLFIDTCVASPSQYDFQTRSYYLIRTGCPVDSTYQSYVSGTADYARFAFRTFKFLQAKESVYIQCRVLICQASDYSSRCRRGCMRRVARDLESQHESQTLLVGPIKLKDPEKKEEEPEKQNKV encoded by the exons ATGTGGGTTCTCTTGTTTCTTTACAGTGCGCTGGTCACAAGTGGATTAGAAG gtgctgctgctgaataTTATACAACTCCAGGTACAACTCCAGGT aaaACAGATGATTACTTCCAAGAATCAACGTGGATAGAAG GACCCAGGCCAACACCTACAG CTTTAGATTATTCCACCTCAACGGAGACATCACCCACAG CTCAGCCATCATGTCAATACAACTGCGGCAACTACATgggaagctgctcctgctccagctcctgccAGTACTATGGCAACTGTTGTCCTGACTACAACG ATCACTGCCTTTCAACAACAAACCCCTCTGGATATGAAAGCACAG AGCCTGGCACACAAGATTCAAATCTGACAG ACTGTGGTGGTTACCTGACTAGCAGCAGCGGCACCTTTTACAGCCCCAACTATCCAAACCCGTACCCAAACAatgcagtatgtgtgtggtaCATCAGACTAAGTGGGCAACGTGTGGAACTGGAGTTATCTGATGTAAA CATTGAGCTTGAGTCGTCATGTTTCTATGATGCCATATACATCTACGATGGCCCTAGCACTAGTAGCAGCCTTCTGGGGATGTTGTGTGGcagaaaaaacagcacattCTACTCCACCGGTCCTTCTTTAACTGTGAGCTTCAAGAGCGATAGTATTGTTAGTTACTCAGGATTCCGTGCTTACTACAGAGCAGTAG GACCAATGGAGCCAACACCTACAG CTCAGCCATCGTGTCAATACAACTGCGGCAACTACATgggaagctgctcctgctccagctcctgccAGTACTATGGCAACTGTTGCCCAGACTACAACA ATCACTGCCTTTCAACAACCACCCCCTCTGGATATGAAAGCACAG CTCAGCCATCATGTCAGTACAACTGCGGCAACTACATgggaagctgctcctgctccagctcttgTCAGTACTATGGCAACTGTTGTCCTGACTACAACT CCTACTGTTACCAGCCCACTGTCAGCACTAACAGAACTACCACAG CTCGGCCATCATGTCGTTACAACTGCGGCTACAACATgggaagctgctcctgctccagctcttgTCAATACAATGGAAACTGTTGTCATGACTACAACT catACTGCTACTCAACCACAGTCAGACCTACCTCAG CTCAGCCATCATGTCGCTATAACTGCGGCAACTACATgggaagctgctcctgctccagctcctgccAGTACTATGGCAACTGTTGTCCTGACTACAACT CCTACTGTTACCAGTCCACTGTCAGACCTACCAGATCTACCACAG CTCAGCCATCATGTCGCTACAACTGTGGCTACAACATgggaagctgctcctgctccagctcctgccAGTACTATGGCAACTGTTGTCCTGACTACAACT CCTACTGTTACCAGTCCACTGTCAGACCTACCAGACCTTCCACAG CATTGCCATCATGTCGCTACAACTGTGGCTACAACATGGGAAGCTGCTCCTGCTACAGCTCCTGCCAGTACTATGGCAACTGTTGTCCTGACTACAACT CCTACTGTTACCAGTCCACTGTCAGACCTACCAGATCTACCACAG CTCGGCCATCATGTCGTTACAACTGTGGCTACCACATgggaagctgctcctgctccagctcctgccAGTACTATGGCAACTGTTGTCCAGACTACAACT CCTACTGTTACCAGTCCACTGTCAGACCTACCAGACCTTCCACAG CATTGCCATCATGTCGCTACAACTGTGGCTACAACATGGGAAGCTGCTCCTGCTACAGCTCCTGCCAGTACTATGGCAACTGTTGTCCTGACTACAACT CCTACTGTTACCAGTCCACTGTCAGACCTACCAGATCTACCACAG CTCGGCCATCATGTCGTTACAACTGTGGCTACCACATgggaagctgctcctgctccagctcctgccAGTACTATGGCAACTGTTGTCCTGATTACAACT cATACTGCAGTGTCACATCTCCGCCTCGTCCCATCCCAACCACAG CTGGGTCATGTGGAGGATTTCTCTTCGGCTCTGGCACCTTCTCCAGTCCCAACCACCCCTACTACTACCAAGACAACGCCTATTGTGTCTGGCAGATTAAAGCAGAGCATGACCAACGTATCGTCCTGTCCTTCACATACCTGCA acTGGAAAactgctgctcctgtgactACATTTCCATCTACGACGGGCCATCTGTTGGTTCCAGATATTTAGGGAAACTTTGCAACAACACTGTGAGCACTTTCTACTCCTCCTCCAACTACATGACGGTGCTCTTCCGCACTGATGGTAGCGTGGTCGCCCAAGGTTTCCGTGCTGAGTTCTTCAGCTCTCTGCTACCAAGCTCAG GTCGAGTGGACTGCTCTTCAGACAAGATGACCATCGTTATTTCAAGGTCTTACCTAAACTCCGTGGGCTATGATGGCTACAATCTGTACTTGAATGACCCGTACTGCAGACCCCAGGTCTCCAGTAACCAGGTGGTCTTCAGTTTCCACAGTAACACTTGTGGCAACATCAGAGAG TTCAACAATGGCAGAGTTGTGTACAGCAACACTGTCCGCAGTGAAGCCTCCTCCTCCGGAGTGATCACACGCCACTCCCACTTCAGACTGAATGTCACCTGTCAAATGGACCAGGACTCCGTGTCTCATACCATGTTCATTGTCAGAAATTCTGGTAACAGCACCATTACAGGCACAGGCAGATTCAACACCACCATGTCTTTCTACACATCCAGCAACTTCTACTATAAG GTGACTGAAGTACCTTATGAGGTGTCGCTCAACGAGAAAGTATTTGTCCAAGTGGACCTACCTAGGCGTGACAGCTCCCTGGTTCTCTTTATTGACACCTGTGTGGCATCACCATCACAGTATGATTTCCAGACCAGGTCTTACTACTTGATCCGTACCGG ATGTCCTGTGGATAGCACCTACCAGTCCTATGTTAGTGGCACTGCAGACTATGCCCGTTTTGCATTCAGGACCTTCAAGTTCCTGCAAGCTAAAGAGTCGGTGTACATCCAGTGCAGAGTCCTGATATGTCAGGCCTCTGACTACAGCTCCCGCTGCCGACGTGGCTGCATGAGGCGAGTAGCCAGAGACCTGGAGTCACAGCATGAAAGCCAAACTCTGCTTGTGGGTCCCATTAAACTCAAAG ACcctgaaaaaaaggaagaagagccCGAGAAGCAGAACAAGGTCTAA
- the LOC114447094 gene encoding deleted in malignant brain tumors 1 protein-like isoform X1: MWVLLFLYSALVTSGLEGAAAEYYTTPGTTPGKTDDYFQESTWIEGPRPTPTALDYSTSTETSPTAQPSCQYNCGNYMGSCSCSSSCQYYGNCCPDYNDHCLSTTNPSGYESTEPGTQDSNLTDCGGYLTSSSGTFYSPNYPNPYPNNAVCVWYIRLSGQRVELELSDVNIELESSCFYDAIYIYDGPSTSSSLLGMLCGRKNSTFYSTGPSLTVSFKSDSIVSYSGFRAYYRAVGPMEPTPTAQPSCQYNCGNYMGSCSCSSSCQYYGNCCPDYNNHCLSTTTPSGYESTAQPSCQYNCGNYMGSCSCSSSCQYYGNCCPDYNSYCYQPTVSTNRTTTARPSCRYNCGYNMGSCSCSSSCQYNGNCCHDYNSYCYSTTVRPTSAQPSCRYNCGNYMGSCSCSSSCQYYGNCCPDYNSYCYQSTVRPTRSTTAQPSCRYNCGYNMGSCSCSSSCQYYGNCCPDYNSYCYRSTVSTVRPTTARPSCRYNCGYHMGSCSCSSSCQYYGNCCPDYNSYCYQSTVRPTRPSTALPSCRYNCGYNMGSCSCYSSCQYYGNCCPDYNSYCYQSTVRPTRSTTARPSCRYNCGYHMGSCSCSSSCQYYGNCCPDYNSYCYQSTVRPTRPSTALPSCRYNCGYNMGSCSCYSSCQYYGNCCPDYNSYCYQSTVRPTRSTTARPSCRYNCGYHMGSCSCSSSCQYYGNCCPDYNSYCSVTSPPRPIPTTAGSCGGFLFGSGTFSSPNHPYYYQDNAYCVWQIKAEHDQRIVLSFTYLQLENCCSCDYISIYDGPSVGSRYLGKLCNNTVSTFYSSSNYMTVLFRTDGSVVAQGFRAEFFSSLLPSSGRVDCSSDKMTIVISRSYLNSVGYDGYNLYLNDPYCRPQVSSNQVVFSFHSNTCGNIREFNNGRVVYSNTVRSEASSSGVITRHSHFRLNVTCQMDQDSVSHTMFIVRNSGNSTITGTGRFNTTMSFYTSSNFYYKVTEVPYEVSLNEKVFVQVDLPRRDSSLVLFIDTCVASPSQYDFQTRSYYLIRTGCPVDSTYQSYVSGTADYARFAFRTFKFLQAKESVYIQCRVLICQASDYSSRCRRGCMRRVARDLESQHESQTLLVGPIKLKDPEKKEEEPEKQNKV; the protein is encoded by the exons ATGTGGGTTCTCTTGTTTCTTTACAGTGCGCTGGTCACAAGTGGATTAGAAG gtgctgctgctgaataTTATACAACTCCAGGTACAACTCCAGGT aaaACAGATGATTACTTCCAAGAATCAACGTGGATAGAAG GACCCAGGCCAACACCTACAG CTTTAGATTATTCCACCTCAACGGAGACATCACCCACAG CTCAGCCATCATGTCAATACAACTGCGGCAACTACATgggaagctgctcctgctccagctcctgccAGTACTATGGCAACTGTTGTCCTGACTACAACG ATCACTGCCTTTCAACAACAAACCCCTCTGGATATGAAAGCACAG AGCCTGGCACACAAGATTCAAATCTGACAG ACTGTGGTGGTTACCTGACTAGCAGCAGCGGCACCTTTTACAGCCCCAACTATCCAAACCCGTACCCAAACAatgcagtatgtgtgtggtaCATCAGACTAAGTGGGCAACGTGTGGAACTGGAGTTATCTGATGTAAA CATTGAGCTTGAGTCGTCATGTTTCTATGATGCCATATACATCTACGATGGCCCTAGCACTAGTAGCAGCCTTCTGGGGATGTTGTGTGGcagaaaaaacagcacattCTACTCCACCGGTCCTTCTTTAACTGTGAGCTTCAAGAGCGATAGTATTGTTAGTTACTCAGGATTCCGTGCTTACTACAGAGCAGTAG GACCAATGGAGCCAACACCTACAG CTCAGCCATCGTGTCAATACAACTGCGGCAACTACATgggaagctgctcctgctccagctcctgccAGTACTATGGCAACTGTTGCCCAGACTACAACA ATCACTGCCTTTCAACAACCACCCCCTCTGGATATGAAAGCACAG CTCAGCCATCATGTCAGTACAACTGCGGCAACTACATgggaagctgctcctgctccagctcttgTCAGTACTATGGCAACTGTTGTCCTGACTACAACT CCTACTGTTACCAGCCCACTGTCAGCACTAACAGAACTACCACAG CTCGGCCATCATGTCGTTACAACTGCGGCTACAACATgggaagctgctcctgctccagctcttgTCAATACAATGGAAACTGTTGTCATGACTACAACT catACTGCTACTCAACCACAGTCAGACCTACCTCAG CTCAGCCATCATGTCGCTATAACTGCGGCAACTACATgggaagctgctcctgctccagctcctgccAGTACTATGGCAACTGTTGTCCTGACTACAACT CCTACTGTTACCAGTCCACTGTCAGACCTACCAGATCTACCACAG CTCAGCCATCATGTCGCTACAACTGTGGCTACAACATgggaagctgctcctgctccagctcctgccAGTACTATGGCAACTGTTGTCCTGACTACAACT CCTACTGTTACCGGTCCACTGTCAGTACAGTCAGACCTACCACAG CTCGGCCATCATGTCGCTATAACTGTGGCTACCACATgggaagctgctcctgctccagctcctgccAGTACTATGGCAACTGTTGTCCAGACTACAACT CCTACTGTTACCAGTCCACTGTCAGACCTACCAGACCTTCCACAG CATTGCCATCATGTCGCTACAACTGTGGCTACAACATGGGAAGCTGCTCCTGCTACAGCTCCTGCCAGTACTATGGCAACTGTTGTCCTGACTACAACT CCTACTGTTACCAGTCCACTGTCAGACCTACCAGATCTACCACAG CTCGGCCATCATGTCGTTACAACTGTGGCTACCACATgggaagctgctcctgctccagctcctgccAGTACTATGGCAACTGTTGTCCAGACTACAACT CCTACTGTTACCAGTCCACTGTCAGACCTACCAGACCTTCCACAG CATTGCCATCATGTCGCTACAACTGTGGCTACAACATGGGAAGCTGCTCCTGCTACAGCTCCTGCCAGTACTATGGCAACTGTTGTCCTGACTACAACT CCTACTGTTACCAGTCCACTGTCAGACCTACCAGATCTACCACAG CTCGGCCATCATGTCGTTACAACTGTGGCTACCACATgggaagctgctcctgctccagctcctgccAGTACTATGGCAACTGTTGTCCTGATTACAACT cATACTGCAGTGTCACATCTCCGCCTCGTCCCATCCCAACCACAG CTGGGTCATGTGGAGGATTTCTCTTCGGCTCTGGCACCTTCTCCAGTCCCAACCACCCCTACTACTACCAAGACAACGCCTATTGTGTCTGGCAGATTAAAGCAGAGCATGACCAACGTATCGTCCTGTCCTTCACATACCTGCA acTGGAAAactgctgctcctgtgactACATTTCCATCTACGACGGGCCATCTGTTGGTTCCAGATATTTAGGGAAACTTTGCAACAACACTGTGAGCACTTTCTACTCCTCCTCCAACTACATGACGGTGCTCTTCCGCACTGATGGTAGCGTGGTCGCCCAAGGTTTCCGTGCTGAGTTCTTCAGCTCTCTGCTACCAAGCTCAG GTCGAGTGGACTGCTCTTCAGACAAGATGACCATCGTTATTTCAAGGTCTTACCTAAACTCCGTGGGCTATGATGGCTACAATCTGTACTTGAATGACCCGTACTGCAGACCCCAGGTCTCCAGTAACCAGGTGGTCTTCAGTTTCCACAGTAACACTTGTGGCAACATCAGAGAG TTCAACAATGGCAGAGTTGTGTACAGCAACACTGTCCGCAGTGAAGCCTCCTCCTCCGGAGTGATCACACGCCACTCCCACTTCAGACTGAATGTCACCTGTCAAATGGACCAGGACTCCGTGTCTCATACCATGTTCATTGTCAGAAATTCTGGTAACAGCACCATTACAGGCACAGGCAGATTCAACACCACCATGTCTTTCTACACATCCAGCAACTTCTACTATAAG GTGACTGAAGTACCTTATGAGGTGTCGCTCAACGAGAAAGTATTTGTCCAAGTGGACCTACCTAGGCGTGACAGCTCCCTGGTTCTCTTTATTGACACCTGTGTGGCATCACCATCACAGTATGATTTCCAGACCAGGTCTTACTACTTGATCCGTACCGG ATGTCCTGTGGATAGCACCTACCAGTCCTATGTTAGTGGCACTGCAGACTATGCCCGTTTTGCATTCAGGACCTTCAAGTTCCTGCAAGCTAAAGAGTCGGTGTACATCCAGTGCAGAGTCCTGATATGTCAGGCCTCTGACTACAGCTCCCGCTGCCGACGTGGCTGCATGAGGCGAGTAGCCAGAGACCTGGAGTCACAGCATGAAAGCCAAACTCTGCTTGTGGGTCCCATTAAACTCAAAG ACcctgaaaaaaaggaagaagagccCGAGAAGCAGAACAAGGTCTAA